A stretch of DNA from Serinibacter arcticus:
AGGAGCTCAACTACCGACGGTTCTTCGACGTCGGCACCCTCGTGGCCGTCCGCGTCGAGCGCCCGGCGGTGTTCGAGGCGACCCACGCCGTGGTCGTCGACCTCGTGCGCTCGGGCCACGTGGACGGGCTCCGCATCGACCACCCCGACGGTCTCGCCGACCCGCGCGGCTACCTCAAGCAGCTGTACGAGGCGACCGACGGCGCCTGGATCGTCGCGGAGAAGATCCTCGAGCCCGCGGAGGAGCTGCCCTCGGACTGGCCGGTGGCCGGCACCACGGGGTACGACGCCGCCTGGCGCATCGGCCAGGTGCTCCACGACCCGGCGGGTTCCGGACCGCTCGCCGGGGTCATGCAGCGCCTGACCGGCGACGACCCGATGGGCCTGCCGGCGCTGATCGAGCAGAGCAAGCGTCAGGTCGTGGAGGAGTCCCTGCACGCCGAGGTCAACCGCCTCGCCGTCCTGGTGGCGGAAGTCTGCTCGGACGACATCCGCCTGCGCGACCACACGTGGCGCGCCATCCGGGACTGCGTCACCGAGCTCGTCGTCGCGATGGAGGGCTACCGCGCCTACGTCGTGCCGGGCGAGAACGCCCCGGGTGCCAGCGTGCACCAGGTGAACGAGGCCGCGCACCGCGCCGCCTCCCGGCTGCCGGACGAGCGGGCGGACACGCTCGCCGTCGTCGTCGACCTGGTCCTCGGGCGGGAGGCCGGCAGCGCCGGTCGCACGCACGAGACCCGTCGCGACGAGATCATCATCCGGTTCCAGCAGGTGTGCGGAGCCGTCACCGCGAAGGGGGTGGAGGACACGGCGTTCTACCGCTGGACCCACCTCGTGAGCCTGTGCGAGGTCGGTGGGTCCCCCGGCTCGTTCGCGATCGGACCGGACGCCCTGCACGCCTGGGCGTCACGGCAGTCCGAGCGGCAGCCCTCGTCGATGACGGCGGGCACCACGCACGACACCAAGCGCGGCGCCGACGTCCGCGCCCGCCAGGGCGTGCTGACCGAGCACGCCGACGCGTGGGTCGAGCTCGTGGACGACCTGCGGGCCGCGACCGACGAGATCCGGCCGGCCCACCTGGGCGGCCGGACCGAGAACCTGCTGTGGCAGATGCTCGCCGGCACCTGGACCGAGGAGGGTCCGCTCGCCACCGAGCGACTCACCCGCTACCTCGTCAAGGCCTCCCGTGAGGCGAAGGACTGGACGCGCTGGACCGCCCCCGACGAGAAGGCCGAGGCGGAGCTGGTCGCGTTCGTCGAGGCGCTCGCCGGGCACGAGCGCGTGACTGAGCTGATGCTGGGCTGGGTCGAGCGCACGTCGCACGCCGTCAGGGCTGCCACGCTCGGACAGACGCTGCTGCAGCTGACGCTGCCGGGCGCCGTGGACGTCTACCAGGGCGCGGAGACCACGCGCATCGCGCTCGTCGACCCGGACAACCGCGGCCCGGTCGACCACCGCGCGCTGGCCGCCACGCTGCACCGGCTCGAGACGGCCTCGCCCCACGGCCTCGGCGAGGAGAAGCTGCACCTCGTGGCCGCCACGCTCCGCGCCCGACGTCGGCACCCCGACGCGGTCGTCGGTCCGCGGTCGGGCTACCAGGCGCTCCCGACGTCCTCGGGCCACGCGCTCGCCTTCGCCCGGACGGTCGACGACGAGCCCGCGCTCGTCACCGTCGTCACCCGCCTGAGCACGTCCCTGGCGGGGATCGGCGGCTGGGGCGAGCACCAGGTGGTGCTGCCCGAGAGTCCGACGGGCTGGGTCGACGTCCGCCGCCCCACCACCGTGCACCCGAGCGGGTCCGTCCCGCTCGGCACGCTGCTCGCGCACGGCCCGGTCGCTCTGCTCGAGGTCGCCCCGATCGAGGTCGCCCCGTGACCGGGGCGCTCCGTGTCTGGGCGCCGTCGGTCGCCACGGCCGCCGTGGCCACCGAGGGCTCCACCACGCCGCTCGTCGCCGTCGGCGACGGCTGGTGGGAGGGTCCCGCGCTGCGGCACGGTCAGGACTACGCGTTCCACCTCGACGGCGGGGACGCCCGCCCCGACCCGCGCAGCGCCTGGCAGCCCCACGGCGTGCACGGTGCGAGCCGCTGGTTCGACGCGTCGGAGCACCCCTGGTCCGACGGCTCCTGGGCCGGTCGTGACGCCCGGGGCGCCGTGACCTACGAGCTCCACCTCGGCACCTTCACGCCCGAGGGCGACCTCGACGCGGCCATCACCCGGCTGCCGCACCTGGTGGACCTCGGGGTCGAGATGGTCGAGCTGATGCCCGTCGCGGCGTTCAACGGCGCGCACGGCTGGGGCTACGACGGCGTCGCGCTCTGGGCCGTGCACGGGCCGTACGGCGGCCCGGCCGCCCTGCAGCGGTTCGTCGACGCGGCCCACGCCCACGGCCTGGGCGTCTGCCTCGACGTCGTCTACAACCACCTGGGACCGTCGGGGAACTACCTGGCGGAGTTCGGTCCGTACTTCACCGACACCCACCACACCCCGTGGGGCTCGGCGGTCAACCTCGACGCCCCCGGCAGCGCCGAGGTGCGCCGGTTCGTGATCGAGAACGCGCTGCGGTGGCTGCGGGACTTCCACGTCGACGCCCTGCGGCTGGACGCGGTCCACGCTCTCGCGGACACCTCGGAGCGGCACGTCCTGGCGGAGCTGTCCGACGCCGTCGCCGCGCTGGCGCACGAGGTCGGGCGCCCGCTCTCGCTGGTCGCGGAGTCCGACCTCAACGACGCGATCATGGTCACGCCGACCGACCGCGGCGGGCGCGGGATGACCGCGCAGTGGGACGACGACGTGCACCACGCCCTGCACGCGATGCTCGAGCGCGAGCAGCACGGCTACTACGTCGACTTCGGCGACGCGTCGACGTTCGCCGCGGCCGTCCGCGACGTGTTCGTGCACAACGGCACCTTCTCGACGTTCCGCGGCGAGGACTGGGGCTCCCCCGTGCCCGACGACGTGGACCCGGAGGCCTTCGTCGTGTTCTCCACGAACCACGACCAGGTGGGCAACCGCGCGATCGGCGACCGCCCCGGTGGCCGGTGCGGCACCGCGGCGTCCGACCCGGCGCCGCTCGCGGCCGCCGCCGCGCTCGTGCTCTGCTCCCCCTTCACCCCCATGCTGTTCATGGGTGAGGAGTGGGCGGCGACGAGCCCGTTCCAGTTCTTCACGGACCACCCGGAGGCCGAGCTGGGCGCCGCTGTCTCGGAGGGGCGCCTGCGCGAGTTCGGCGGTCACGGCTGGGCCGAGGTCTACGGCGAGGACGTCGAGGTGCCCGACCCGCAGGACCACGGGACGTTCGAGCGCTCGCGGCTGCGGTGGGAGGAGATCGAGCTCCCCGGCCACGCCGCGATGCTGGCGTGGCACCGGGCGCTGATCGACCTTCGACGCACCGAGCCCGCCCTCGCCCGGGGGGACCGCCACCTCACGACGGTGACGGTCGACCCCCAGGACGACGGCTGGATCGCGCTGCACCGGCTGGCCCCCGACGGGACGAGCCCGGGCATCGCCGTCGTGGTCAACCTCGGTGACGACACGGTCCTGGTCCCGCTCGACGGCGCCGCCCCGGTGCTGGTCTGGGACGAGGCGACCGAGGTCGGGGCCGACGGCGTGCGGCTGCCCGCGCGCTCGGTCGCGGTGGTGCGCACGCCCGTCGCGGCCTGAACGGCGCCCCACGGCTGACCGGCACAAATGGCACGGCCTGGACGAGTGACGACCGGTCCCCTCGGGGCCGGTCGTCGTCTCTCTCTGCACGGGGGTCGGGCGCGCCTCGGGGCGGCGTCGGAGCGCCGTCAGCGGTCGGTTCAGGGGCCGGTCGGCTCCTCGGGCGCAGACTCCGCGCTCGCGGTGGGCGACGGCGTCGGGCTCTCGCTCGGTGACGGCGACGGCTCGTCCGGCGCCGGCGCCGGCGCGACGGTCGGACTCGGCGACGGCTCCGGGGTGGGCTCAGGCGTGGGGGTCGGCGTGGGCTCGGGCGTCGGAGTCGGCTCGGGGGTCGGCGTCGGCTCGGGCGTCGGAGTCGGCTCGGGCGTCGGCGTCGGAGTCGGAGTCGGAGTCGGAGTCGGAGTCGGAGTCGGCGTGGGCTCGGGCGTCGCCTCAGGCACCGGTGCCGGGTTCGGCTCGAGGGTGGGCTCCGGCGTCGGGCTCGGTGCGGGGGCCGTCGGGCCGGCGGCCGGCGGCACGGATCCGCTCGCCCGCAGCGCCTTGAGCGCCTCCTGGGCCGCGACCCAGTCGGACGTCAGCGGGACCG
This window harbors:
- the treY gene encoding malto-oligosyltrehalose synthase — protein: MTRVPVSTYRLQLGPDLTFDGAAEQLPYLHDLGVTDLYLSPVLQAAPGSTHGYDVVDHDRISDVMGGRERLEALCDAAHAIGMGVVLDIVPNHMAVPTPAWHNRALWSVLADGADSPYADWFDVEWDASGSLLMPVLGDRIGAVIARDELTLETLEVPGVGPTTVLRYFEHAFPVRAGTEQLPLTQLLQAQHYRLAYWRVADEELNYRRFFDVGTLVAVRVERPAVFEATHAVVVDLVRSGHVDGLRIDHPDGLADPRGYLKQLYEATDGAWIVAEKILEPAEELPSDWPVAGTTGYDAAWRIGQVLHDPAGSGPLAGVMQRLTGDDPMGLPALIEQSKRQVVEESLHAEVNRLAVLVAEVCSDDIRLRDHTWRAIRDCVTELVVAMEGYRAYVVPGENAPGASVHQVNEAAHRAASRLPDERADTLAVVVDLVLGREAGSAGRTHETRRDEIIIRFQQVCGAVTAKGVEDTAFYRWTHLVSLCEVGGSPGSFAIGPDALHAWASRQSERQPSSMTAGTTHDTKRGADVRARQGVLTEHADAWVELVDDLRAATDEIRPAHLGGRTENLLWQMLAGTWTEEGPLATERLTRYLVKASREAKDWTRWTAPDEKAEAELVAFVEALAGHERVTELMLGWVERTSHAVRAATLGQTLLQLTLPGAVDVYQGAETTRIALVDPDNRGPVDHRALAATLHRLETASPHGLGEEKLHLVAATLRARRRHPDAVVGPRSGYQALPTSSGHALAFARTVDDEPALVTVVTRLSTSLAGIGGWGEHQVVLPESPTGWVDVRRPTTVHPSGSVPLGTLLAHGPVALLEVAPIEVAP
- the treZ gene encoding malto-oligosyltrehalose trehalohydrolase, coding for MTGALRVWAPSVATAAVATEGSTTPLVAVGDGWWEGPALRHGQDYAFHLDGGDARPDPRSAWQPHGVHGASRWFDASEHPWSDGSWAGRDARGAVTYELHLGTFTPEGDLDAAITRLPHLVDLGVEMVELMPVAAFNGAHGWGYDGVALWAVHGPYGGPAALQRFVDAAHAHGLGVCLDVVYNHLGPSGNYLAEFGPYFTDTHHTPWGSAVNLDAPGSAEVRRFVIENALRWLRDFHVDALRLDAVHALADTSERHVLAELSDAVAALAHEVGRPLSLVAESDLNDAIMVTPTDRGGRGMTAQWDDDVHHALHAMLEREQHGYYVDFGDASTFAAAVRDVFVHNGTFSTFRGEDWGSPVPDDVDPEAFVVFSTNHDQVGNRAIGDRPGGRCGTAASDPAPLAAAAALVLCSPFTPMLFMGEEWAATSPFQFFTDHPEAELGAAVSEGRLREFGGHGWAEVYGEDVEVPDPQDHGTFERSRLRWEEIELPGHAAMLAWHRALIDLRRTEPALARGDRHLTTVTVDPQDDGWIALHRLAPDGTSPGIAVVVNLGDDTVLVPLDGAAPVLVWDEATEVGADGVRLPARSVAVVRTPVAA